Proteins from one Oncorhynchus gorbuscha isolate QuinsamMale2020 ecotype Even-year linkage group LG18, OgorEven_v1.0, whole genome shotgun sequence genomic window:
- the LOC124003933 gene encoding neuronal vesicle trafficking-associated protein 1-like, with product MVKLGSNLADKLDKEQSMDDGFDNVPLITPLEVNQLQQPYLDKVIVKTTTEYQLQQKKKKKLYVPGIKKLNIKLYDDVSEKVKLTGLILITLGFLACLLLLVMYKALWYNQLTCPEGFILKHKHCTPGAVLEPWYYTEQQQQEDPGVPPRSSSLYTALGHLNQAKRTAGGGIIPELPPSPWFPVINALKQAERAKEEASRSKE from the exons ATGGTGAAGCTGGGCAGTAACCTGGCTGATAAGCTGGATAAAGAACAGTCTATGGACGATGGCTTTGATAACGTCCCCCTCATCACCCCTCTGGAGGTGAACCAGCTGCAACAGCCATACTTAGACAAG GTAATCGTGAAGACCACAACAGAGTATCAGCTGCagcagaagaaaaagaagaagttGTACGTGCCGGGAATCAAGAAGCTGAATATAAAACTGTACGACGACGTATCAGAGAAGGTCAAG ctcACAGGTTTGATCCTCATCACCCTTGGGTTCCTGGCTTGTCTTCTCCTGCTGGTCATGTACAAGGCTCTGTGGTACAATCAACTTACCTGCCCAGAGGGCTTCATTCTCAAG CACAAGCACTGCACCCCAGGAGCGGTGCTAGAGCCCTGGTACTacacagagcagcagcagcaggaggaccCAGGCGTGCCCCCCCGCTCCAGCAGTCTCTACACCGCCCTGGGTCACCTCAACCAGGCCAAGAGGACCGCCGGCGGCGGCATCATCCCCGAGCTGCCCCCGTCACCATGGTTCCCCGTCATCAACGCCCTGAAGCAAGCGGAGAGGGCCAAAGAGGAGGCGAGTCGTTCgaaggagtga